In the Bacillota bacterium genome, one interval contains:
- a CDS encoding ATP-binding cassette domain-containing protein, whose amino-acid sequence MTMTNHNTLTAEQLQLVKDRKQIFYIDHFALREGEVVALVGPNGAGKTSLLLTLALLERPTHGVLYVNGTRATLHNLVALRRRMAVVFQEPLLMDTTVLGNVMAGLSLRGVPRREARRRAGEWLTRLGIAHLGKRSALRLSGGEAQRVNLARAFVLEPKILFLDEPFTALDYPTRQALLLDLGKILTETKTTTLFVTHDYTEIPYLAQRVVVMFNGRLIKSGTVAEVLGAAVLPQISAPWEMPRASR is encoded by the coding sequence ATGACGATGACAAATCACAACACCCTTACAGCTGAGCAGCTGCAGCTCGTGAAGGACAGAAAACAAATCTTTTACATCGACCACTTTGCTTTAAGGGAGGGGGAAGTGGTGGCCCTGGTTGGTCCAAACGGGGCGGGGAAAACCAGCCTGCTCCTGACCCTTGCCCTCCTGGAACGACCCACACACGGTGTGCTCTACGTTAACGGCACCAGGGCCACCCTCCATAACCTCGTTGCCCTGCGCCGCCGGATGGCAGTGGTTTTCCAGGAACCTCTGCTCATGGACACAACGGTGCTGGGAAACGTCATGGCAGGGCTTTCGCTCCGGGGGGTGCCGCGCCGGGAGGCGCGCCGGCGTGCCGGGGAATGGCTGACACGCCTGGGAATTGCCCATCTCGGAAAGCGCTCGGCGCTCCGGCTCTCAGGTGGTGAAGCGCAGCGGGTGAACCTGGCGCGCGCCTTTGTCCTCGAGCCAAAGATCCTCTTTCTTGACGAGCCCTTCACTGCCCTGGATTACCCGACCCGACAAGCCCTCCTGCTGGACCTCGGTAAGATCCTGACAGAGACGAAAACGACAACCCTCTTCGTCACCCACGATTACACGGAAATCCCCTATCTCGCTCAGCGGGTGGTTGTGATGTTCAACGGGCGCCTGATCAAAAGCGGGACCGTTGCAGAAGTGCTGGGCGCGGCCGTCCTCCCCCAAATCTCCGCACCCTGGGAAATGCCCCGCGCTTCCAGATAA
- the sppA gene encoding signal peptide peptidase SppA yields the protein MNSKRAGIILVTLSVIITLAAVIFSFVRLSGKAAPLAFPGFNRNVAVVYLTGPIAFGQQPSLLGTGSSTEQTLRDLERAEKDRSIRAVVIRINSPGGSAAASQELHAQVQRVKKAGKKVVASFGDIAASGGYYTGVAADKIVADPATITGSIGVIATVPNLQELYRKIGYRETTFKSGPHKDMLSPSRPPTPEEEKIMEGLINDTYEQFVRAVSEGRKLPLEQVRSLADGRIYTGAQARELGLVDELGGLRDAVRLAARLAGIEGEPQVVEYRPPGLLNLLMPFGAWRGFYGWPAEWPDGILSWPLPPPFTTLKY from the coding sequence TTGAATTCTAAGAGAGCCGGCATAATTCTGGTGACGTTGAGCGTCATCATTACCCTGGCGGCAGTAATTTTTTCTTTCGTCCGGCTGTCCGGAAAAGCGGCGCCCCTTGCTTTCCCGGGCTTCAACCGGAATGTTGCAGTGGTTTATTTAACGGGACCCATCGCCTTCGGCCAGCAGCCTTCTCTTCTCGGGACCGGCTCGTCTACGGAGCAGACCCTGCGGGATTTGGAAAGGGCCGAAAAGGACCGCTCGATCCGTGCCGTCGTAATCCGGATTAACAGCCCCGGTGGAAGCGCCGCCGCCTCCCAGGAATTACACGCCCAGGTGCAGCGGGTAAAAAAAGCAGGAAAAAAAGTGGTCGCTTCTTTTGGAGATATCGCCGCCTCGGGCGGGTACTACACAGGAGTCGCGGCCGATAAAATTGTAGCCGACCCTGCCACAATTACCGGCAGCATCGGGGTGATCGCCACGGTTCCAAACCTGCAAGAACTATACAGAAAAATCGGCTACCGGGAGACAACTTTCAAAAGCGGCCCCCACAAAGACATGCTTTCCCCCTCCCGGCCGCCGACTCCCGAAGAGGAAAAGATCATGGAAGGTCTGATTAACGATACCTACGAGCAATTCGTGCGCGCCGTTTCCGAGGGCCGGAAGCTCCCTCTCGAGCAGGTGCGGAGCCTGGCGGACGGCCGGATCTACACCGGCGCCCAGGCGCGGGAACTGGGTCTCGTAGATGAACTCGGGGGGCTCCGGGACGCGGTCAGACTGGCCGCAAGGCTGGCGGGGATCGAAGGAGAGCCTCAGGTGGTGGAATACCGCCCGCCAGGTCTCTTGAATTTACTGATGCCCTTCGGCGCCTGGCGGGGGTTTTACGGGTGGCCTGCGGAATGGCCCGACGGAATCCTTTCCTGGCCGCTCCCGCCCCCCTTTACCACCTTAAAATACTAA
- a CDS encoding cation-translocating P-type ATPase has protein sequence MRWYSIEPGEIAARLDTDLVRGLTPQQVAERLTGTGYNELAKTRKRPPWRMFFDQFRELLVLLLVAAAVVSAAVGEALDAGVILAIVILNAWIGFIQEHRAERSLEALKKLAAPRARVIRAGEKQEIAAREIVPGDLILIEAGDFVPADARLTSSTNLKVDESALTGESEPAEKQALLLPDEEIGVGDRTNQIFMGTTVTYGNGTAVVVATGMRTEIGKIAGMLEEMPREQTPLQRKLEEISKWLGGIAVLLCGVIFGTGILRQNPPFEMFLIAVSLAVAAIPEGLPAVVTMVLALGVQRMARRSAIIRKLPAVETLGSATVICSDKTGTLTKNEMTVRYLFAGGSLVKVSGEGYIPEGKFSSGEKEIEIDPRGDRDLRLLLTIAALANNADLIQEERPPESPAPGNGTEAGGEPHRKWRILGDPTEGALVVAARKAGLTGKELEEFYPRLGEIPFDSERKLMTTIHPANRARELIKEPYLAFTKGAFDIILARSTHHLRGGRILPLTEEIKQELTSQNARLAAQALRVLGMAFRPLGNLPETLAPGEVEQGLVFVGLAAMIDSPRPEAKEAVEVCRRAGIKPVMITGDHRITALAIARELGIYEEGELVLTGTELDRLSDEEFQEQVGRVSVYARVSPEHKVRIVEAFKKKEQVVAMTGDGVNDAPALRRADIGAAMGITGTDVAKEAADMVLADDNFATIVAAVKEGRVIFANIRKTVHYLLSCNSSELMVIFAAIALGLPSPLFPLQILWINLVTDGLPALALGVDPPEAGIMDRAPRSPRAGIFAGKMGYYIMRQGLLIGALSLLAFWLGYQGKAELLAQGRTMAFGTLALAQIVHSFNVRSLHLSLFRIGPWSNKFLVGAAAISGGLQLLAMLFPPFQKIFRTVPLGSEGWLIVAGLSFAPLLFEEMIKLRRSLARLQEAYRH, from the coding sequence TTGCGCTGGTACAGTATAGAACCCGGGGAAATTGCGGCCAGGCTGGATACAGATCTGGTACGGGGGCTGACCCCCCAACAGGTAGCAGAGCGGCTCACCGGCACCGGTTACAATGAGCTGGCAAAAACAAGAAAGAGGCCCCCCTGGCGGATGTTTTTCGACCAGTTCCGGGAGCTTCTCGTCCTCCTGCTGGTGGCGGCAGCCGTTGTCTCTGCCGCGGTAGGTGAAGCTCTCGACGCAGGGGTGATCCTTGCAATTGTGATCTTAAACGCCTGGATCGGATTCATCCAGGAGCACCGGGCGGAGCGATCCCTGGAAGCCTTAAAGAAGCTGGCCGCCCCGAGGGCGCGGGTGATCCGGGCGGGTGAAAAGCAGGAAATCGCCGCCAGGGAAATCGTGCCCGGAGACCTGATCCTGATCGAAGCGGGGGACTTTGTCCCTGCCGACGCGCGCCTCACCTCCAGCACGAACCTGAAGGTGGACGAATCGGCGCTCACCGGCGAATCGGAACCGGCGGAAAAACAGGCCCTTCTCCTGCCAGATGAGGAAATCGGCGTCGGAGACCGCACCAACCAGATCTTCATGGGAACAACCGTAACCTATGGTAACGGCACCGCTGTCGTGGTTGCAACCGGGATGAGGACCGAGATCGGGAAGATCGCAGGAATGCTGGAAGAGATGCCCCGGGAGCAGACCCCCCTCCAGCGCAAACTGGAGGAAATCAGCAAGTGGCTGGGAGGGATTGCGGTGCTCCTGTGCGGAGTGATCTTCGGAACCGGCATCCTGCGCCAGAACCCCCCCTTCGAAATGTTTCTCATTGCGGTGAGCCTCGCCGTCGCCGCAATCCCCGAGGGGCTCCCGGCCGTTGTGACGATGGTCCTCGCCCTCGGCGTCCAGCGGATGGCGCGGCGCAGTGCGATTATCAGAAAACTCCCTGCGGTCGAAACCCTGGGCTCGGCAACAGTGATCTGCTCGGATAAAACCGGGACGTTAACGAAAAACGAGATGACCGTCAGGTACCTCTTCGCCGGGGGGAGCCTGGTGAAGGTGAGCGGAGAGGGCTACATCCCGGAGGGAAAATTCTCCAGCGGAGAAAAGGAGATCGAGATCGATCCCCGCGGCGACCGGGACCTGCGGCTTCTGCTGACCATTGCCGCCCTCGCAAACAACGCCGACCTGATTCAGGAAGAAAGGCCTCCCGAATCTCCCGCTCCCGGGAATGGAACTGAAGCAGGCGGGGAGCCGCACCGGAAATGGAGGATACTGGGCGACCCCACCGAGGGCGCCCTCGTGGTGGCGGCGCGGAAAGCGGGACTGACCGGAAAGGAACTGGAAGAGTTCTACCCAAGGCTCGGGGAAATCCCCTTTGACTCGGAACGGAAGCTGATGACCACAATCCACCCCGCAAACCGCGCCCGGGAACTCATTAAAGAACCGTACCTGGCCTTCACCAAAGGCGCCTTCGACATCATCCTCGCCCGCAGCACCCACCATCTCCGGGGGGGCCGGATCCTGCCGCTGACGGAGGAAATCAAGCAGGAGTTGACCTCCCAGAACGCGAGGCTCGCCGCCCAGGCCCTCAGGGTCCTGGGCATGGCCTTCCGGCCGCTGGGAAATCTCCCGGAGACCCTCGCTCCCGGTGAAGTCGAGCAGGGCCTGGTCTTTGTGGGGCTTGCGGCCATGATTGATTCCCCCCGCCCCGAGGCGAAAGAGGCGGTAGAGGTCTGCCGCCGCGCCGGGATCAAGCCTGTAATGATCACCGGCGACCACAGAATCACAGCCCTTGCCATCGCCCGCGAACTGGGGATTTACGAGGAGGGGGAACTCGTTCTGACCGGAACCGAACTGGACAGGCTGTCAGATGAGGAGTTCCAGGAGCAGGTAGGCCGGGTTTCCGTTTACGCCCGGGTTTCCCCGGAACACAAGGTTCGCATTGTGGAAGCCTTTAAAAAGAAGGAGCAGGTAGTGGCGATGACCGGGGACGGTGTCAACGACGCCCCCGCTTTACGCCGGGCCGATATCGGAGCAGCAATGGGGATTACGGGGACCGATGTGGCGAAAGAAGCCGCCGATATGGTACTGGCCGACGACAATTTCGCAACCATCGTCGCTGCAGTGAAAGAAGGAAGGGTAATTTTTGCCAACATTCGAAAGACCGTGCACTACCTCCTCTCGTGCAACAGCAGCGAGCTGATGGTCATTTTTGCGGCCATTGCGCTGGGGTTGCCAAGTCCCCTTTTTCCCCTGCAAATTCTCTGGATTAACCTGGTGACAGACGGGCTTCCTGCCCTCGCCCTGGGTGTCGACCCCCCAGAAGCCGGAATTATGGACCGGGCTCCCCGCTCCCCGCGCGCCGGGATCTTCGCAGGGAAAATGGGGTACTACATTATGCGGCAGGGCCTTTTGATCGGCGCCCTTTCCCTCCTCGCCTTCTGGCTCGGTTACCAGGGAAAAGCAGAGCTGCTCGCCCAGGGCAGGACCATGGCCTTCGGAACCCTCGCCCTCGCCCAGATTGTCCACTCCTTTAATGTGCGGTCGCTTCACCTTTCCCTTTTCCGGATCGGGCCCTGGAGCAACAAATTCCTGGTAGGAGCAGCCGCGATCTCGGGGGGCTTGCAGCTCCTGGCCATGCTTTTTCCCCCCTTTCAAAAGATCTTCAGGACTGTACCCCTGGGCTCAGAAGGATGGTTGATCGTGGCAGGGCTTTCCTTCGCCCCGCTCCTGTTTGAAGAGATGATCAAACTGAGGAGGTCCCTGGCGCGCCTGCAGGAGGCCTACCGGCACTAA
- a CDS encoding nodulation protein NfeD, with protein MNSFHGIHFEKTPGTTPGGKGPLLLPRLLLCLLCLAFLFPAPAWSDPRANHIPPDDRARAPVLVATVTGPIVPVTARYCERAIRAAETKGATACVIQLNTPGGLYSATQELVTAILNARVPVVVFVSPAGGWAGSAGTFITISAHVAAMAPGSRIGAAHPVAVGAPDTPDVPSEKITEDAAAWARSIAQLRERNARAAELAVRESKSFSDAEALQENLIDLRARDLEDLLHQLEGRTVNLGSGLQVRLETRQAPVERLPMNFAEKFLLAVSNPDLAYLLLTIGMAGLMVEIYHPGLIFPGVAGGISLLLGLYSLGTLDAYWGGVLLMILAFGLFIAEAFLASHGVLGAGGIVSFVIGSLILFSNGPPGVRVSIWLVAAVALVFTGLMALLVTAVVRGQKRRVITGQEGLLGYTGIAKTDLNPAGIVLVAGELWNAKTEENMIKSGEEVVITGVEGLRLRVRRKG; from the coding sequence GTGAACTCTTTTCATGGGATCCATTTTGAAAAAACCCCGGGAACCACGCCAGGTGGAAAGGGCCCCCTCCTGCTCCCTCGCTTACTGCTCTGCTTGTTATGCCTGGCTTTCCTTTTTCCTGCCCCGGCCTGGAGCGACCCCAGGGCGAACCACATACCGCCAGACGACCGGGCCAGGGCACCGGTGCTGGTAGCCACCGTGACAGGCCCCATCGTGCCGGTTACAGCAAGATACTGCGAACGGGCAATCAGGGCAGCAGAAACAAAAGGGGCAACTGCCTGTGTAATCCAGCTCAACACCCCCGGCGGGCTTTACAGCGCCACGCAAGAACTGGTAACCGCCATTCTGAACGCCCGCGTACCGGTGGTTGTTTTCGTTTCCCCTGCGGGAGGCTGGGCAGGTTCGGCGGGAACCTTCATCACCATCTCCGCCCACGTGGCTGCGATGGCACCGGGGAGTAGAATCGGAGCTGCCCACCCGGTCGCCGTGGGGGCACCCGATACCCCGGACGTTCCTTCTGAAAAGATCACCGAGGACGCCGCGGCCTGGGCGCGCTCCATCGCCCAACTGCGGGAAAGAAACGCCCGGGCTGCAGAACTGGCCGTCCGGGAGAGCAAGTCTTTTTCCGATGCCGAAGCCTTGCAGGAAAACCTCATTGACCTCAGGGCGCGGGATCTGGAGGACCTCCTGCACCAACTGGAAGGTAGAACAGTTAACCTGGGGAGCGGCCTCCAGGTAAGACTGGAGACCCGGCAGGCCCCTGTTGAGCGCCTTCCCATGAATTTCGCCGAAAAATTTCTCCTGGCCGTCAGCAACCCCGATCTGGCTTACCTGCTTCTGACAATCGGCATGGCCGGTCTTATGGTAGAAATCTACCACCCCGGCCTGATCTTCCCTGGGGTCGCCGGGGGAATTTCTCTCCTGCTCGGGCTTTATTCGCTCGGCACACTCGACGCTTACTGGGGAGGGGTGCTCCTGATGATCCTGGCTTTCGGCCTCTTTATTGCGGAGGCCTTCCTCGCCAGTCACGGGGTCCTGGGCGCAGGAGGCATAGTCTCATTCGTAATCGGTTCCCTGATCCTTTTCAGCAACGGGCCGCCGGGTGTCCGCGTGAGCATTTGGCTGGTCGCGGCCGTAGCCCTCGTGTTTACCGGCCTCATGGCGCTTCTTGTGACAGCAGTCGTGCGAGGGCAAAAACGGCGGGTGATCACAGGTCAAGAGGGGTTGCTGGGGTACACAGGAATCGCGAAAACCGACCTGAACCCTGCAGGAATCGTACTTGTGGCTGGAGAACTTTGGAATGCCAAAACCGAAGAAAATATGATAAAATCAGGGGAAGAGGTGGTGATCACCGGGGTTGAGGGTCTGCGCTTGAGAGTGCGCCGGAAAGGTTGA
- a CDS encoding ABC transporter permease translates to MLVTGNKEVLEITWRTFQVSGTATLISVLIGVPIGTFLALKGFFGRNLVISVVNMGMGLPPVVVGLVTWLCLTRYGPLGFLGLLYTPTAMVVAQAIIASPIVAGFTIAAIQSINPKMRLQILALGANRVQFLWLLLREARLGLLAAVIAGFGGVISEVGASIMVGGNIKGHTRVLTTAIALEVSKGSFELATALSIILLLVTFLITAILTGIQQHRRQLQ, encoded by the coding sequence ATGCTGGTTACCGGAAACAAAGAGGTACTGGAGATTACATGGCGTACATTCCAGGTCTCCGGTACGGCAACCCTGATCAGCGTCCTGATCGGCGTGCCAATCGGAACTTTCCTTGCCCTGAAAGGCTTTTTCGGGCGGAACCTGGTGATCAGTGTGGTGAACATGGGCATGGGTCTTCCGCCGGTGGTGGTGGGGCTGGTCACCTGGCTCTGCCTCACCCGCTACGGTCCTTTAGGTTTCCTGGGGCTGCTCTACACCCCTACGGCGATGGTCGTCGCCCAGGCGATCATCGCCTCACCCATCGTGGCCGGGTTCACCATAGCCGCCATCCAGTCCATCAACCCGAAGATGCGCCTGCAGATCCTCGCCCTGGGCGCGAACCGGGTGCAGTTTCTCTGGCTCCTGTTGCGGGAGGCCCGGCTCGGTCTCCTTGCCGCGGTCATCGCCGGTTTCGGGGGGGTGATCTCGGAGGTGGGGGCATCCATCATGGTGGGAGGCAACATTAAGGGCCATACCAGGGTGCTTACCACCGCCATCGCCCTGGAGGTATCCAAGGGAAGCTTTGAACTGGCCACCGCCCTGAGCATTATCCTGCTCCTGGTCACATTCCTGATCACCGCCATTCTCACCGGAATCCAGCAGCACCGGAGGCAGCTCCAATGA
- a CDS encoding SPFH domain-containing protein has product MWSFFVTLFILVLMLLAASLRIVQEYERGVIFRLGRCVGARGPGLIILIPGIERMQKVDLRVITMDVPTQEVITKDNVTVKVNAVVYFRVVNPVDAVIQVLDHIRATSQLSQTTLRSVLGQSELDELLANRDEINQRLQRIIDEGTEPWGIKVSLVEVKDVELPPTMQRAMAAQAEAERERRAKLIHADGEYQAAERLAEAARIISQQPATIQLRYLQTLKEIAVNQSSTIVFPLPLDLIAPFLEIIKGRTGQGKPPQDEEQG; this is encoded by the coding sequence ATGTGGAGTTTTTTCGTAACGCTGTTTATACTGGTGCTCATGCTGCTGGCAGCTTCCCTGCGGATCGTCCAGGAATACGAGCGGGGAGTAATCTTCCGCCTCGGCCGCTGCGTGGGCGCAAGGGGGCCGGGCCTCATTATTTTAATTCCCGGTATCGAGCGGATGCAAAAAGTCGACCTGCGGGTCATTACAATGGACGTACCAACCCAGGAAGTGATTACAAAAGATAACGTCACGGTAAAGGTAAATGCCGTGGTTTACTTCCGCGTCGTAAATCCCGTCGACGCAGTGATCCAGGTGCTTGACCACATCAGGGCCACCTCCCAATTGTCGCAGACCACCCTGAGAAGTGTGCTGGGACAGTCGGAACTCGACGAATTGCTGGCCAACAGGGATGAAATCAACCAGCGGCTCCAGCGCATCATTGACGAGGGGACCGAACCCTGGGGAATCAAAGTAAGTCTTGTCGAGGTAAAAGACGTGGAACTGCCGCCCACCATGCAGCGGGCGATGGCGGCTCAGGCCGAGGCCGAACGGGAGCGGCGGGCAAAACTGATCCACGCCGACGGCGAATACCAGGCTGCGGAAAGATTGGCCGAAGCCGCCCGGATCATTTCACAGCAACCGGCCACAATCCAGCTGCGCTACCTCCAAACCTTAAAAGAAATTGCCGTGAATCAGTCAAGCACCATTGTTTTCCCTCTGCCGCTTGACCTGATTGCGCCCTTCCTGGAAATTATTAAGGGGCGCACCGGCCAGGGAAAACCGCCACAGGACGAGGAGCAGGGCTAG
- a CDS encoding extracellular solute-binding protein, which translates to MRLKRQWVMGIVVLFLLGLAAGCAGQQEKAPAQSEAPKVKDVILATTTSTVDTGLLEVLIPKFEEKTGYKVKPIGVGSGQAIEMGKKGEADVLLTHAPKSEKELVDAGTVTNYKLVMHNDFVIVGPAEDPAGIKGEKSAAEAFKKIAQKGAAFVSRGDDSGTHKKELDIWKNAGIEPGGSWYQESGTGMGQTLLVASEKKGYTLADRGTYLAQQKNIELEVLVEGDKVLLNIYHVMQVNPQKFTKVNGDGAKAFVDFMVSPETQRIIADFGKDEYGQALFVPDAGKNEDEVGK; encoded by the coding sequence ATGAGGTTGAAGAGACAATGGGTGATGGGAATTGTTGTCCTGTTCCTGCTCGGCCTGGCGGCAGGCTGCGCCGGGCAGCAGGAAAAGGCCCCGGCACAGTCGGAGGCCCCGAAGGTCAAGGACGTAATCCTGGCCACCACCACCAGCACCGTGGATACCGGGTTGCTGGAGGTGCTGATTCCGAAGTTTGAAGAAAAAACCGGCTACAAGGTGAAGCCTATAGGCGTAGGCTCGGGGCAGGCAATAGAAATGGGGAAAAAGGGAGAGGCCGATGTGCTCCTCACCCATGCCCCGAAATCGGAAAAGGAACTGGTGGACGCCGGGACGGTTACCAACTACAAGCTGGTGATGCACAACGACTTCGTGATCGTGGGGCCGGCGGAGGACCCGGCGGGGATCAAGGGTGAGAAGTCCGCCGCCGAGGCCTTTAAAAAGATCGCCCAGAAAGGCGCCGCCTTCGTCTCCCGGGGGGACGACTCCGGCACCCACAAAAAAGAGCTCGACATCTGGAAAAATGCCGGAATCGAGCCGGGCGGAAGCTGGTACCAGGAGTCGGGGACCGGGATGGGTCAAACCCTGCTCGTAGCCTCGGAGAAAAAGGGGTACACCCTGGCCGACCGGGGGACCTACCTCGCCCAGCAAAAAAACATTGAACTCGAAGTCCTGGTGGAGGGAGACAAGGTACTCCTCAATATCTATCACGTCATGCAGGTAAACCCGCAGAAGTTCACGAAGGTAAATGGGGATGGCGCTAAAGCCTTTGTGGATTTCATGGTCTCTCCGGAAACCCAGAGGATCATCGCGGATTTCGGGAAGGATGAATACGGGCAGGCATTATTCGTTCCCGACGCCGGTAAAAACGAGGATGAAGTAGGAAAATAG
- a CDS encoding DUF3048 domain-containing protein, translating into MKKKYRARNLLLAGFLIFALLAAPGCRKPVTPVEGPEKTPPSVQEKDDGPSLTDPLTGRRVEQIVPLLAVMVDNLKPSRPQTGLGEAGIVYEIETEGAISRFMALYAGDPPPDVGPVRSARTYFLYLVQEWDAYYAHVGGSEDAKANIRRWGIGDLEGLGNTPGFWSDRTRRAPHNNYLNVAKALAGKTPKGIYRNWVFEEAPGGPPDYREFSFRYSRDYQVTYRFSPERKEYLRYVNGDPHTDRVTGRQLAATNVVVQYAPHIFLGDALGHIDVRLIGQGRAEFFLAGKHQEGTWEKAGPSAPTKFYDSEGRPIRFVRGNTWIQVVRPETPVTRVAPAGD; encoded by the coding sequence GTGAAAAAAAAGTATCGGGCAAGAAATCTCCTTTTAGCCGGTTTTCTGATTTTCGCGCTTTTAGCGGCGCCGGGATGCAGGAAACCCGTGACACCTGTTGAGGGGCCGGAAAAAACGCCTCCTTCTGTCCAGGAGAAGGATGACGGGCCTTCGCTGACTGATCCCTTAACGGGCCGGAGGGTAGAGCAAATCGTTCCTTTGCTTGCGGTGATGGTAGACAATCTTAAGCCCAGCAGGCCCCAGACCGGCCTGGGGGAGGCCGGGATCGTTTACGAGATCGAAACCGAGGGAGCGATCAGCCGCTTTATGGCCCTCTACGCCGGAGACCCGCCGCCGGACGTGGGTCCTGTCCGGAGTGCCCGCACTTACTTCCTGTACCTTGTTCAGGAGTGGGACGCATACTATGCCCACGTTGGCGGCTCTGAAGATGCAAAGGCCAACATTCGACGGTGGGGGATTGGGGACCTCGAGGGCCTTGGGAACACCCCCGGGTTCTGGAGCGACCGGACAAGGCGGGCGCCGCACAATAATTATTTGAATGTAGCGAAGGCGCTTGCAGGAAAAACTCCTAAAGGTATTTACAGGAATTGGGTTTTCGAGGAAGCGCCGGGCGGGCCTCCCGATTACCGCGAGTTTTCTTTTCGCTACAGCCGGGATTACCAGGTAACTTACCGGTTTTCGCCGGAAAGGAAGGAGTACCTGCGGTACGTTAACGGCGATCCCCACACCGACCGGGTCACGGGCCGCCAGCTTGCCGCGACCAATGTGGTGGTCCAGTACGCCCCGCATATTTTTCTGGGGGACGCCCTGGGCCACATCGATGTGAGGCTTATCGGACAGGGGAGGGCGGAGTTCTTCCTCGCCGGGAAGCACCAGGAGGGGACCTGGGAAAAGGCAGGACCCTCTGCCCCAACGAAGTTTTACGATAGCGAGGGCCGCCCGATCCGCTTTGTCCGGGGAAATACCTGGATTCAGGTGGTTCGCCCCGAAACGCCGGTCACGAGGGTCGCGCCGGCAGGGGATTAG
- a CDS encoding small, acid-soluble spore protein, alpha/beta type, which yields MPGDKKRDKKQEMDAHERLKWETARRLGLDDDLANAGDELTVREAGKIGGNMVRELIKAGEKALAEENNKKQQ from the coding sequence ATGCCGGGAGACAAGAAACGAGACAAGAAACAGGAAATGGATGCCCACGAACGCTTGAAATGGGAGACCGCCCGCCGGCTCGGGCTCGATGATGACCTGGCCAATGCCGGGGATGAGCTGACGGTAAGGGAAGCAGGCAAAATTGGAGGCAATATGGTAAGGGAGCTGATCAAAGCAGGAGAGAAGGCCCTCGCCGAGGAGAACAACAAAAAGCAGCAGTAA
- a CDS encoding Yip1 family protein translates to MWEYITGALAAPVQTFRETAQKKWWRQGLLLVGGLALLRGLVGAATARANPPLPPGLETTPEFPRFLEAALNLLQSPLFMLIGSLLGGVLVWFLGGVIFFAIGKLFKGQGTLGGVLAGLGFAETPRLIEIPLTAVLSLLGAPGTILGGVASFGFRIWVLVLDVLAVRESLRLGTGAATAVVLIPIALVFIGLFLLGIILAVTAIFTTAPYSF, encoded by the coding sequence ATGTGGGAGTACATTACGGGGGCCCTGGCCGCCCCTGTTCAAACGTTTCGCGAAACAGCCCAAAAAAAATGGTGGAGGCAGGGCCTCCTGCTGGTCGGGGGGTTGGCACTGCTCCGGGGCCTGGTCGGTGCGGCGACGGCCCGGGCAAATCCGCCGCTGCCGCCAGGCCTGGAAACGACACCAGAGTTTCCCCGCTTCCTGGAAGCGGCCTTGAACCTCCTCCAGTCTCCGCTTTTCATGCTCATCGGTTCGCTGCTGGGCGGAGTTCTGGTCTGGTTTTTAGGAGGGGTAATCTTCTTTGCGATCGGGAAGCTTTTTAAAGGACAGGGCACTCTGGGCGGGGTCCTTGCCGGCCTCGGCTTCGCGGAGACACCCCGCTTAATTGAAATTCCCCTCACCGCAGTCCTCTCCCTGCTGGGAGCGCCCGGAACCATCTTGGGCGGTGTTGCAAGTTTTGGCTTCAGGATCTGGGTCCTCGTGCTGGATGTTCTCGCAGTCCGGGAAAGCCTGCGCCTGGGTACCGGTGCAGCCACAGCCGTAGTCCTCATTCCCATCGCCCTGGTTTTCATTGGCCTCTTTCTGCTCGGGATCATCCTGGCAGTAACGGCAATCTTTACAACAGCTCCCTACTCGTTTTGA
- a CDS encoding TOBE domain-containing protein, which yields MELSARNQLKGRIKSIKSDTVSTEVIMDVGGQEVCSTITTVSANRLGLKEGDEVTALVKASSVMIMK from the coding sequence GTGGAACTGAGTGCACGAAACCAGTTAAAGGGTCGCATCAAGAGCATCAAGTCCGATACTGTTTCCACCGAAGTGATAATGGACGTGGGCGGGCAGGAGGTCTGCTCTACAATCACCACCGTCTCGGCAAACAGGCTGGGTTTGAAGGAAGGGGACGAGGTGACGGCCCTGGTCAAGGCCAGTTCTGTGATGATTATGAAATAA